gaaggacaagtggacaggaggacagaaggacaggaggacaggaggacaggaagacaggaggacaggatacatggacaggagacaggagacaggaggacagaagacaggaggacaggacaggaggacaggagacatggaaagaaggacaggaggacagggggacaggagacatggacagaaGGACAGGAGGACATGAGAcatggacaggaggacaggagacatggacaggaggacagggggacaggagacatggacagaaggacagaaggataggaggacaggaggaggacaggggacatggacaggaggacaggaggataggagacatggacaggaggacaggagacatggacatgagatcaggaggataggaggacaggaggacaggagacatggacaggaggacaggaggacatggacaggaggacaggaggacatgagacatggacagaggacaggaggacaggagaacAGGAGGACGTGAGACATGGACAGAAGAcatggacaggaggacaggtttaGAACTGCAAACATCTGACCTTGACATTTGTATCTAACCATAGCTAGCAGCACCATCTGCTGGAGATTCAAGGTGTTTAGATTCATCCACATTCAGCAACATGATGCTCTATAACCTTTGACCTAAATGCACCTTCCAGCAGGTAACCAGGGTTAGTGGTTATTAAACAACCATCTGGGATGTGTTCTGCTGGCTCAGCACTGATAATGACTGAAGTCACATTGATAAACCTGATCACTACTTCCTGAGTCTGGAgtctacactactgtactgaccGAGGTCAGTAGAGACAGACTCTAAAATGGAGTCTACACTACTGTAAAGACCGAGGTCAGTAGAGACAGACTCTAAAATGGAgtctacactactgtactgaccGAGGTCGGTAGAGACAGACTCTAAAATGGAGTCTACATTACTGTACTGACCGAGGACGGCAGAGACAGACTCTAAAATGGAGTCTACATTACTGTACTGACCGAGGTCAGTAGAGACAGACTCTAAAATGGAGTCTACACTACTGTATAGACCGAGGTCGGTAGAGACCGACTCTAAAATGGAGTCTACACTACTGTAAGGACCGAGGTCGGTAGAGACAGACTCTAACCGAGGTCAGTAGAGACAGACTCTAAAATGGAGTCTACACTACTGTATAGACCGAGGTCGGTAGAGACCGACTCTAAAATGGAGTCTTCACTACTGTAAAGACCGAGGTCAGTAGAGACAGACTCTAAAATGGAGTCTACACTACCGTAATCACCGAGGTCAGTAGAGACTCTAAAATGGAGTCTACACTACCGTATAGACCGAGGTCGGTAGAGACAGACTCTAAAATGGAGTCTACACTACCGTATAGACCGAGGTCGGTAGAGACTCTAAAATGGAGTCTACACTACAGTAATGACTGAGGTCAGTAGAGACAAACTCTAAAATGGAGTCTACACTACTGTAAGGACCGAGGTCGGTAGAGACCGACTCTAAAATGGAGTCTACACTACTGTATAGACCGAGGTCGGTAGAGACCGACTCTAAAATGGAGTCTACACTACTGTAAGGACCGAGGTCGGTAGAGACAGACTCTAACCGAGGTCAGTAGAGACAGACTCTAAAATGGAGTCTACACTACTGTATAGACCGAGGTCGGTAGAGACCGACTCTAAAATGGAGTCTACACTACTGTAAGGACCGAGGTCGGTAGAGACTCTAAAATGGAGTCTACACTACTGTAATCACCGAGGTCGGTAGAGACAGACTCTAAAATGGAGTCTACACTACCGTAATCACCGAGGTCAgtagagacagaatctaaaataGAGTCTACACTACTGTAAGGACCGAGGTCGGTAGAGACAGACTCTAAAATGGAGTCTACACTACAGTAATGACCGAGGTCGGTAGAGACAGACTCTAAAATGGCTGCTCCGCTAGCGTTACCAACCTGGTGGTCTTCAAACTGGTCTCCTCCAAAGGCAGCGACACAGGGTTTGATGCCCCCCGTCCCCAGAGCGATGAGGAACAGGCCAACCATAGACATGGCCCTGAGGGGAGAGAACAGCACATCACGTATCAGTTCAACTAATGGAACTCATATCATAGAAGTTGAGTCAACAGGAGTTGACTAAGTTTACACAACTCTAATCTTTTTACAATGCTTCGGTACAGGCTTATATAAGATGTTGTGTTTAGGGGTGGACAGCAATGCTTTGGTACAGGCTTATATAGGATGTTGTGTTTAGGGGTGGACAGCAATGCTTTGGTACAGGCTTATATAGGATGTTGTGTTTAGGGGTGAACAGCAGATGAACTCACACATGGAAGGTCATGTTGTCAGGGGTCccgtccctgtctgtgtctgtgatgtCGTGTATGGCGCTTACTGCCATGACGACCTGTCCCACCGTATAGACGATGGATAAATAGACAATagtcctggggagagagaggaaagagagagaggagagagagaggagggagagaggagggagagagagggaagagagagaggagagagagaggaaagagagtgagagagaggggaaagagagagagagagagagagagagagagaggaaagagagcgagagagagggaagagagagaggagggagagaggaaagagagcgagagagagggaagagagaggagagagagaggaaagagagcgaggaagagagagagaaagagagagagggagagagaggaagaagagagagaggagagagaggaaagagagcgagagagagaggggaaagagagagcgagagagagagagagagagagagagagaggagggagagaggaaagagagcgagagagaggggaaagagagagagagagagagagagagagagagaggagggagagaggaaagagagcgagagagagaggaaagagagaggacagagagaggaaagagagcgagagagaggggaaagagagagagagagagaggaaagagagcgagagagagagagagagaacaatttgaaaacaaacccaatgttgataaactcccatatctactgggtgaaataccacagtgtgccgtcacatatctactgggtgaaataccacagtgtgacatcacatatctactgggtgaaataccacagtgtgccgtcacagcagcaagatgtgtgacctgttgccacaagaaaaggggcaaccagtgaagaacaaacaccattgtaaatacaacccatatttatgtttatttatcttcccttttgtacttcaaccatttgcacatcattaAAACACTGTGTATATACATCAtatggaacttttgtgagtattatatttactgttaattttttatttaagttTTCTTTATTatctattttgttttgttttttgcaaATTAAAAAGTGTTTTGAGGGGGAGAAAAACGAATGATTTACCAGGAGGGCAGACAACTACAAGCGAGGGACCTACAATCCCCAGATATCCTATGGAAGATCAGATCATATGTGGATGTACTGGGTTTGGACTCACTTGAACTTCCCCAGCCAGGAGTCTGCCACTATGGCCCCCAGTATAGGAGTCAGGTAGCAGAGAGCGATGAAGGTGTGATAGATAGAGGTGGCCAGGTCATCATCCCACTTCAGGAAATACCTGAAGTACAGGACCAACACCGCTAgagggagacaacagaaccactcaatatacaacactgctagaggagacaacagaaccactcaatatacaacaccgctagaggagacaacagaaccactcaatatgtccatctacaggaccaacaccgctagaggagacaacagaaccactcaatatacaacaccgctagagggagacaacagaaccactcaatatgtccatctacaggaccaacaccgctagaggagacaacagaaccactcaatatacaacaccgctagaggagacaacagaaccactcaatatgtccatctacaggaccaacaccgctagaggagacaacagaaccactcaatatacaacaccgctagagggagacaacagaaccactcaatatgtccatctacaggaccaacaccgctagaggagacaacagaaccgctcaatatacaacaccgctagaggagacaacagaaccactcaatatgtccatctacaggaccaacaccgctagaggagacaacagaaccgctcaatatacaacaccgctagagggagacaacagaaccgctcaatatacaacaccgctagaggagacaacagaaccactcaatatgtccatctacaggaccaacaccgctagaggagacaacagaaccactcaatatacaacaccgctagaggagacaacagaaccactcaatatgtccatctacaggaccaacaccgctagaggagacaacagaaccactcaatatacaacaccgctagagggagacaacagaaccactcaatatgtccatctacaggaccaacaccgctagaggagacaacagaaccgctcaatatacaacaccgctagagggagacaacagaaccactcaatatgtccatctacaggaccaacaccgctagaggagacaacagaaccgctcaatatacaacaccgctagagggagacaacagaaccgctcaatatacaacactgctagaggagacaacagaaccactcaatatacaacaccgctagaggagacaacagaaccactcaatatgtccatctacaggaccaacaccgctagaggagacaacagaaccactcaatatacaacaccgctagagggagacaacagaaccactcaatatgtccatctacaggaccaacaccgctagggaggagacaacagaaccactcaatatgtccatctacaggaccaacaccgctagagggagacaacagaaccactcaatatgtccatctacaggaccaacaccgctagaggagacaacagaactACTCAATATGTCCTTCTACAGGACCAACaccgctagaggagacaacagaaccactcaatatacaacaccgctagaggagacaacagaaccactcaatatacaacaccgctagaggagacaacagaaccactcaatatgtccatctacaggaccaacaccgctagggggggacaacagaaccactcaatatgtccatctacaggaccaacaccgctagaggagacaacagaaccactcaatatgtccatctacaggaccaacaccgctagaggagacaacagaaccactcaatatgtccatctacaggaccaacaccgctagaggagacaacagaaccactcaatatgtccatctacaggaccaacaccgctagggaggagacaacagaaccactcaatatgtccatctacaggaccaacaccgctagaggagacaacagaaccactcaatatacaacaccgctagaggagacaacagaaccactcaatatgtccatctacaggaccaacaccgctagaggagacaacagaaccactcaatatgtccatctacaggaccaacaccgctagaggagacaacagaaccactctatatgtccatctacaggaccaacaccgctagaggagacaacagaaccactcaatatgtccatctacaggaccaacaccgctagaggagacaacagaaccactcaatatgtccatctacaggaccaacaccgctagaggagacaacagaaccactcaatatgtccatctacaggaccaacaccgctagaggagacaacagaaccactcaatatgtccatctacaggaccaacaccgctagaggagacaacagaaccactcaatatacaacactgctagaggagacaacagaaccactcaatatgtccatctacaggaccaacaccgctagaggagacaacagaaccactcaatatacaacactgctagagcagacaacagaaccactcaatatgtccatctacaggaccaacaccgctagaggagacaacagaaccactcaatatgtccatctacaggaccaacaccgctagagaagacaacagaaccactcaatatgtccatctacaggaccaacaccgctagaggagacaacagaaccactcaatatgtccatctacaggaccaacaccgctagaggagacaacagaaccactcaatatgtccatctacaggaccaacaccgctagaggagacaacagaaccactcaatatacaacactgctagaggagacaacagaaccactcaatatgtccatctacaggaccaacaccgctagaggagacaacagaaccactcaatatacaacactgctagagcagacaacagaaccactcaatatgtccatctacaggaccaacaccgctagaggagacaacagaaccactcaatatgtccatctacaggaccaacaccgctagagaagacaacagaaccactcaatatgtccatctacaggaccaacaccgctagaggagacaacagaaccactcaatatgtccatctacaggaccaacaccgctagaggagacaacagaaccactcaatatgtccatctacaggaccaacaccgctagaggagacaacagaaccactcaatatgtccatctacaggaccaacaccgctagaggagacaacagaaccactcaatatacaacaccgctagaggagacaacagaaccactcaatatgtccatctacaggaccaacaccgctagaggagacaacagaaccactcaatatgtccatctacaggaccaacaccgctagaggagacaacagaaccactcaatatgtccatctacaggaccaacaccgctagggggggacaacagaaccactcaatatgtccatctacaggaccaacaccgctagaggagacaacagaaccactcaatatgtccatctacaggaccaacaccgctagaggagacaacagaaccactcaatatgtccatctacaggaccaacaccgctagaggagacaacagaaccactcaatatacaacaccgctagaggagacaacagaaccactcaatatgtccatctacaggaccaacaccgctaggggggacaacagaaccactcaatatgtccatctacaggaccaacaccgctagaggagacaacagaaccactcaatatgtccatctaCAGGACCAGTCCTTAACATTGGTCAATGAAATTTATTTGTGATTGGCTCAGCTCTCTGCTATCTgtcaacatagagaggtgttttgTGTGATTGGCTCAGCTCTCTGCTATCTGTCAACATAGAGAGGTGTGATTGGCTTAGCTCTCTGCTATCTGTCAACATAGAGAGGTGTGATTGGCTCAGCTCTCTGCTATCTGTCAACATAGAGAGGTGTGATTGGCTCAGCTCTCTGCTATCTGTCAACATAGAGAGGTGTGATTGGCTCAGCTCTCTGCTATCTGTCAACATAGAGAGGTGTGATTGGCTCAGCTCTCTGCTATCTGTCAACATAGAGAGGTGTGATTGGCTCAGCTCTCTGCTATCTGTCAACATAGAGAGGTGTGATTGGCTCAGCTCTCTGCTATCTGTCAACATAGAGAGAGTGTGATTGGCTCAGCTCTCTGCTATCTGTCAACATAGAGAGGTGTGATTGGCTCAGCTCTCTGCTATCGGTCAACATAGAGAGGTGTGATTGGCTCAGCTCTCTGCTATCTGTCAACATAGAGAGGTGTGATTGGCTCAGCTCTCTGCTATCTGTCAACATAGAGAGGTGTGATTGGCTCAGCTCTCTGCTATCTGTCAACATAGAGAGGTGTGATTGGCTCAGCTCTCTGCTATCTGTCAACATAGAGAGGTGTGATTGGCTCAGCTCTCTGCTATCTGTCAACATAGAGAGGTGTGATTGGCTCAGCTCTCTGCTATCTGTCAACATAGAGAGGTGTGATTGGCTCAGCTCTCTGCTATCTGTCAACATAGAGAGGTGTGATTGGCTCAGCTCTCTGCTATCTGTCAACATAGAGAGGTGTGATTGGCTCAGCTCTCTGCTATCTGTCAACATAGAGAGGTGTGATTGGCTCAGCTCTCTGCTATCTGTCAACATAGAGAGGTGTGATTGGCTTAGCTCTCTGCTATCTGTCAACATAGAGAGGTGTGATTGGCTCAGCTCTCTGCTATCTGTCAACATAGAGAGGTGTGATTGGCTCAGCTCTCTGCTATCGGTCAACATAGAGAGGTGTGATTGGCTCACCTCGCATGCCATAGTAGGAGAAACGTTCACAGAACTCATTGACCACGATGAAGAAGATGCTGAGAGGATACCCGCACACATCCACCTGGACACAGAGTAGCAGaaacacctttatttgaccaaatcaaatcacattttatttgtcaaatacaCTTGTTTAGTAGacgttattgtgggtgtagcgaaatgcttgtgtttctagctccaacagtgcagtaatatctaactaaatgcttgtgtttctagctccaacagtgcagtaatatctaactaaatgcttgtgtttctagctccaacagtaatatctaactaaatgcttgtgtttctagctccaacagtgcagtaatatctaactaaatgcttgtgtttctagctccaacagtgcagtagtatctaactaaatgcttgtgtttctagctccaacagtaatatctaactaaatgcttgtgtttctagctccaacagtgcagtaatatctaactaaatgcttgtgtttctagctccaacagtgcagtaatatctaactaaatgcttgtgtttctagctccaacagtgcagtaatatctaactaaatgcttgtgtttctagctccaacagtaatatctaactaaatgcttgtgtttctagctccaacagtgcagtaatatctaactaaatgcttgtgtttctagctccaacagtgcagtagtatctaactaaatgcttgtgtttctagctccaacagtaatatctaactaaatgcttgtgtttctagatccaacagtgcagtaatatctaactaaatgcttgtgtttctagctcgaacagtgcagtaatatctaactaaatgcttgtgtttctagctccaacagtgcagtaatatctaactaaatgcttgtgtttctagctccaacagtacagtaatatctaactaaatgcttgtatttctagctccaacagtaatgtctaactaaatgcttgtgtttctagctccaacagtgcagtagtatctaactaaatgcttgtgttaccagctccatcagtacagtaatatctaactaaatgcttgtgtttctagctccaacagtgcagtaatatctaactaaatgcttgtgttcccagctccatcagtacagtaatatctaaccaaatgcttgtatttctagctccaacagtaatatctaactaaatgcttgtgttcccagctccatcagtacagtaatatctaaccaaatgcttgtatttctagctccaacagtaatatctaactaaatgcttgtatttctagctccaacagtaatgtctaactaaatgcttgtgtttctagctccaacagtgcagtaatatctaactaaatgcttgtgttcccagctccatcagtacagtaatatctaaccaaatgcttgtatttctagctccaacagtaatatctaactaaatgcttgtgttcctagctccaacagtacagtagtatctaactaaatgcttgtgtttctagctccaacagtaatatctaactaaatgcttgtgtttctagctccaacagtaatatctaactaaatgcttgtgtttctagctccaacagtgcagtaatatctaactaaatgcttgtgttcccagctccatcagtacagtaatatctaactaaatgcttgtgtttctagctccaacagtacagtagtatctaactaaatgcttgtgtttctagctccaacagtaatatctaactaaatgcttgtgtttctagctccaacagtacagtagtatctaactaaatgcttgtgtttctagctccaacagtgcagtaatatctaactaaatgcttgtgtttctagctccaacagtgcagtaatacctaatgcttgtgtttctagctccaacagtgtagtagtatctaactaaatgcttgtgtttctagctccaacggtgcagtaatatctaactaaatgcttgtgtttctagctccaacagtgcagtagtatctaactaaatgcttgtgtttctagctccaacagtaatatctaactaaatgcttgtgtttctagctccaacagtaatatctaactaaatgcttgtgtttctagctccaacagtacagtaatatctaactaaatgcttgtgtttctagttccaacagtgcagtaatatctaactaaatgcttgtgtttctagctccaacagtaatatctaactaaatgcttgtattcctagttccaacagtgcagtagtatctaactaaatgcttctgttcctagctccaacagtaatatctaactaaatgcttgtgtttctagctccaacagtagtatctaactaaatgcttgtgttcctagttccaacagtgcagtagtatctaactaaatgcttgtgttcctagctccaacagtgcagtagtatctaactaaatgcttgtgttaccagctccatcagtacagtaatatctaactaaatgcttgtgtttctagctccaacagtgcagtaatatctaactaaatgcttgtgttcccagctccatcagtacagtaatatctaaccaaatgcttgtatttctagctccaacagtaatatctaactaaatgcttgtgttcccagctccatcagtacagtaatatctaaccaaatgcttgtatttctagctccaacagtaatatctaactaaatgcttgtatttctagctccaacagtaatgtctaactaaatgcttgtgtttctagctccaacagtgcagtaatatctaactaaatgcttgtgttcccagctccatcagtacagtaatatctaaccaaatgcttgtatttctagctgcaacagtaatatctaactaaatgcttgtgttcctagctccaacagtacagtagtatctaactaaatgcttgtgtttctagctccaacagtaatatctaactaaatgcttgtgtttctagctccaacagtaatatctaactaaatgcttgtgtttctagctccaacagtgcagtaatatctaactaaatgcttgtgttcccagctccatcagtacagtaatatctaactaaatgcttgtgtttctagctccaacagtacagtagtatctaactaaatgcttgtgtttctagctccaacagtaatatctaactaaatgcttgtgtttctagctccaacagtacagtagtatctaactaaatgcttgtgtttctagctccaacagtgcagtaatatctaactaaatgcttgtgtttctagctccaacagtgcagtaatacctaatgcttgtgtttctagctccaacagtgtagtagtatctaactaaatgcttgtgtttctagctccaacggtgcagtaatatctaactaaatgcttgtgtttctagctccaacagtgctgtagtatctaactaaatgcttgtgtttctagctccaacagtaatatctaactaaatgcttgtgtttctagctccaacagtaatatctaactaaatgcttgtgtttctagctccaacagtacagtaatatctaactaaatgcttgtgtttctagttccaacagtgcagtaatatctaactaaatgcttgtgtttctagctccaacagtaatatctaactaaatgcttgtattcctagttccaacagtgcagtagtatctaactaaatgcttgtgttcctagctccaacagtgcagtaatatctaactaaatgcttgtgtttctagctccaacagtaatatctaactaaatgcttgtgtttctagctccaacagtagtatctaactaaatgcttgtgttcctagttccaacagtgcagtagtatctaactaaatgcttgtgttcctagctccaacagtgcagtaatatctaactaaatgcttgtgtttctagctccaacagtaatatctaactaaatgcttgtgttcctagctccaacagtgcagtaatatctaactaaatgcttgtgtttctagctccaacagtaatatctaactaaatgcttgtgttcctagctccaacagtgcagtagtatctaactaaatgcttgtgttcctagctccaacagtgcagtaatatctaactaaatgcttgtgtttctagctccaacagtaatatctaactaaatgcttgtgtttctagctccaacagtaatatctaactaaatgcttgtgttcctagttccaacagtgcagtagtatctaactaaatgcttgtgttcctagctccaacagtgcagtaatatctaactaaatgcttgtgtttctagctccaacagtagtatctaactaaatgcttgtgttcctagctccaacagtgcagtaatatctaactaaatgcttgtgttcctagttccaacagtgcagtaatatctaactaaatgcttgtgtttctagctccaacagtagtatctaactaaatgcttgtgttcctagctccaacagtgcagtaatatctaactaaatgcttgtgttcctagttccaacagtgcagtaatatctaactaaatgcttgtgtttctagctccaacagtagtatctaactaaatgcttgtgtttctagctccaacagtgcagtaatacctaacaactCACAACAATAAActcaaatctaaaagtaaaagaatggaattaaaaaatatataaatattagcaCGAGCTGTCGGACaaacacagtagaatagaatacagtatttacatatgagatgagtagcaGTATGGAAACAttatagtagaatagaatacagtatttacatatgagatgagtagcaGTATGGAAACTGTATTATAGTGACTAGTtagtaaatacagtagaatagaatacagtatttacatatgagatgagtagcaGTATGGAAACAttatagtagaatagaatacagtatttacatatgagatgagtagcagtatgtaaacagtattatagtgactagttagtaaatacagtagaatagaatacagtatttacatatgagatgagtagcagtatgtaaacattatagtagaatataatacagtatttacatatgagatgagtagcaGTATGGAAACAttatagtagaatataatacagtatttacatatgagatgagtagcaGTATGGAAACAttatagtagaatataatacagtatttacatatgagatgagtagcagtatgtaaacagtattatagtgactagttagtaaatacagtagaatagaatacagtatttacatatgagatga
This DNA window, taken from Oncorhynchus nerka isolate Pitt River unplaced genomic scaffold, Oner_Uvic_2.0 unplaced_scaffold_1774, whole genome shotgun sequence, encodes the following:
- the LOC135567899 gene encoding solute carrier family 15 member 1-like; translation: MSDKDIDVKKPKRKVDVCGYPLSIFFIVVNEFCERFSYYGMRAVLVLYFRYFLKWDDDLATSIYHTFIALCYLTPILGAIVADSWLGKFKTIVYLSIVYTVGQVVMAVSAIHDITDTDRDGTPDNMTFHVAMSMVGLFLIALGTGGIKPCVAAFGGDQFEDHQEKQRSTFFSIFYLSINAGSLLSTVITPILRGQECGIHSQQKCYPLAFGVPAALMVVALIVFIMGSGMYNKTAPKGNIMLEVCKCIG